In Arachis hypogaea cultivar Tifrunner chromosome 2, arahy.Tifrunner.gnm2.J5K5, whole genome shotgun sequence, a genomic segment contains:
- the LOC112728537 gene encoding uncharacterized protein encodes MPVNNPISNDAANPNSRSANDSQSQGSSNLRGKADLAWKYVALQMTNKKKRKVSFVKEGGDEVEDAIDEAIAREEQEQQRTSSQQGVGGDSKKKAKVIPPMFAPRTTPGAQPSIKSVLQNKEAIHEVNKRFARWLLDCKIPFNAVMSPYFQDMLDGVAGIGPGYKGPSYDKLRVYLLADLKRESQMLVDSYRSAWKENGCTLMADGWTDQRQRTLINFLVYCSKGLCFVKSVDASSMVKNASHLCNLFSEVIEWIGSNDIVHIVTDNVANYVAASREIVRPGATHFATVFITLKSIFDRKKELQALVVDSIFTDHKLGRSATGRVMSAIILDCKFWDDYFTVCKLVGPLIYLLRVVDADDKTSLGYVYEGMLRAEDAIKEMFRQSKTAY; translated from the exons ATGCCTGTCAATAATCCTATTTCGAATGATGCTGCTAATCCTAATTCTCGTAGTGCTAACGATAGTCAGTCACAAGGTTCTTCTAACCTTAGGGGAAAAGCAGATTTAGCTTGGAAATATGTTGCTCTACAAATG accaacaaaaagaaaagaaaagtaagttTTGTTAAAGAGGGTGGTGATGAGGTAGAGGATGCAATTGATGAGGCAATCGCTCGAGAAGAACAGGAACAGCAGCGTACCTCCAGTCAGCAAGGAGTTGGAGGCGATTCAAAGAAAAAAGCTAAAGTCATTCCTCCTATGTTTGCACCAAGAACAACTCCAGGAGCTCAACCAAGTATTAAAAGTGTTCTGCAAAACAAAGAGGCGATACACGAGGTTAATAAACGGTTTGCTCGGTGGCTTTTGGATTGTAAAATTCCATTTAATGCTGTGATGTCGCCATATTTCCAAGATATGTTGGATGGTGTTGCTGGTATTGGACCTGGTTACAAGGGGCCTTCTTATGATAAGTTAAGGGTTTATTTGTTGGCTGATCTTAAAAGAGAAAGTCAAATGCTAGTTGATAGCTATAGGAGTGCATGGAAGGAAAATGGATGTACCCTCATGGCTGATGGTTGGACAGATCAAAGACAAAGAACGTTAATCAATTTCTTGGTGTATTGTTCTAAAGGTTTGTGCTTCGTGAAATCAGTAGATGCTTCCAGTATGGTAAAAAATGCTTCACACTTGTGTAATTTGTTTTCTGAGGTGATTGAATGGATTGGCTCTAATGATATTGTGCATATTGTGACTGACAATGTGGCAAATTATGTTGCTGCTAGTAG AGAAATTGTACGTCCTGGTGCAACCCATTTTGCAACTGTGTTTATCACATTGAAGAGCATCTTTGACCGTAAAAAGGAGTTGCAAGCATTGGTTGTAGATTCAATTTTTACTGATCACAAATTAGGAAGGAGTGCTACTGGTAGAGTTATGAGTGCTATTATTCTGGATTGTAAATTTTGGGATGATTACTTTACTGTATGTAAACTTGTGGGCCCTCTAATTTACTTGCTGAGGGTTGTTGATGCTGATGACAAAACATCTTTGGGATATGTTTATGAAGGAATGCTAAGGGCAGAAGATGCAATTAAGGAGATGTTTAGGCAATCCAAGACTGCATATTAG
- the LOC112751951 gene encoding uncharacterized protein, protein MNIGMASLTQTHYQIHTSTSRKEHHRSLILLNSGKAFQLQGLSFPRTRIKESSICCTKLTPWEPSPFTYAPTDNQSDKFLPSSANIFETLDPSKTAESITENAEASAETENHSGMQFQLFKWPMWLLGPSILLATGMVPTLWLPISSIFLGPNIASLLSLVGLDCIFNLGATLFLLMADSVSRPKNPMQECNSKAPFSYRFWNIVATLTGFIIPMLLMFGSDKGILQPQLPLISSLVLFGPYLLLLSVQVLTEILTWHWQSPVWLVTPVIYESYRVLQLMRGLKLGAELGVPAWMMHTIRGLVCWWVLILGLQLMRVAWFAGFNARGRKQQSPSSNTSAANGVY, encoded by the coding sequence ATGAATATAGGAATGGCATCATTAACTCAAACTCATTATCAAATACACACATCAACTAGCAGGAAGGAACATCATAGAAGCCTGATATTATTAAACTCTGGAAAAGCATTTCAACTCCAGGGACTTAGTTTTCCTCGTACTCGAATAAAAGAATCAAGCATATGCTGCACAAAGTTGACTCCGTGGGAGCCGTCACCTTTCACTTATGCTCCTACAGATAATCAGAGTGATAAGTTCTTGCCAAGTTCGGCCAATATATTTGAAACTCTTGATCCTAGTAAAACAGCTGAATCGATTACAGAAAATGCTGAAGCATCTGCAGAGACTGAGAATCACTCAGGCATGCAATTTCAGCTTTTCAAGTGGCCTATGTGGCTTCTAGGTCCTTCTATTCTCCTTGCAACTGGCATGGTGCCGACGTTATGGTTACCAATATCCTCAATCTTTCTTGGTCCCAATATAGCAAGCCTACTTTCCTTGGTTGGACTTGATTGCATCTTTAACCTCGGCGCAACCCTTTTTCTCCTCATGGCTGACTCTGTTTCGCGTCCGAAGAATCCAATGCAAGAATGCAACAGCAAGGCACCCTTCAGCTACCGGTTCTGGAACATAGTTGCTACTCTAACCGGATTCATCATCCCAATGTTGCTGATGTTTGGATCTGATAAGGGCATTCTGCAGCCTCAACTTCCTCTCATCTCATCGTTAGTTCTATTTGGACCTTATCTTCTTCTATTGTCAGTACAGGTTCTGACTGAGATACTGACTTGGCATTGGCAATCACCTGTCTGGCTCGTTACCCCAGTCATATACGAGTCCTACCGTGTTCTGCAGCTAATGAGGGGGTTGAAGCTCGGAGCCGAACTTGGTGTGCCGGCATGGATGATGCATACTATTAGGGGGCTGGTTTGCTGGTGGGTGCTAATTCTTGGTTTGCAGCTTATGAGGGTTGCTTGGTTTGCAGGTTTTAATGCTCGAGGCCGAAAGCAGCAATCGCCTTCGTCCAATACTTCAGCTGCTAATGGTGTTTACTGA